The Halorhabdus sp. BNX81 genome includes a region encoding these proteins:
- a CDS encoding cellobiose phosphorylase, whose product MAKRHLHDIDTNVDSWEFVDDAGTFRLDDPQRSSYLYFPLVNEAGIMSAITPKLHGDVNASQHEFLTPPTAVEDLHNKRSARNFWVYEHGAGPWSAAGNSATQIPEERPGGAESVSMEGGLLYHEITRENDERGLRAEITNFAPVRDDMVELMRVAVTNTGDDAKTITPTAAVPIYGRSADNIRDHRHVTSLLQETWTEEYGVLVRPTLSFDERGHTRNETTYGVLGTEADGTAPESFYPVVEDFIGEGGNLEWPEAVVEDLEGVPAGTEVDGYESLGGLRFETTELEPGETAEYVVMQTIWADDPDPATLVERYGSSEAVAAELAACQDHWREKSSAVEFDTGDDTFDQWMRWVTLQPVFRRLFGNSFLPYHDYGRGGRGWRDLWQDILSLLLTEPDNVTDLLYSNFAGVRFDGSNATIIGDEPGEFTADRNNIPRVWMDHGAWPWLTTRFYLDLSGDLQFLLRDQQYYKDLHVDRASEQDEQWSPEDGTELYTDDGDVYEGTVLEHLLVQHLTQFFNVGEHNVMRLEDADWNDAMDMAPERGESVAFTALYAWNLRDMSDVLETLEAELGVEEIEIAREMQTLLDTLSEPVDYDDPEAKQARLDAYLDTWERTVSGEKTTVAIDDLAADLEDKAEWLYEQLRDQEFIANEDGYQWFNGYYDDSGRRVEGDHDNGVRMTLTGQVFTLMGGVATDDQADAIVEAADEYLYEPKMRGYRLNTDFDELKTDLGRGFGFAFGHKENGAMFSHMAVMYANALYRRGKVEAGHRVLSGIYEQSTDFEVSRIYPGIPEYFSERGRGMYTFLTGSGSWLLLTTVTEVFGVKGRLGDLRLEPKLLAEQFEDGEATVTCQFADRRLDVTYHNPDAADVDDYEITEVTLNGDRVEFERTDDGVVIDRDALTALDSEAVHDVDVTLE is encoded by the coding sequence ATGGCGAAGCGACACTTACACGATATCGATACGAACGTCGACTCCTGGGAGTTCGTCGACGACGCGGGGACGTTTCGACTGGACGACCCCCAGCGGTCGAGTTACCTGTATTTCCCGCTGGTCAACGAGGCGGGCATCATGTCGGCGATCACGCCGAAGCTCCACGGCGACGTCAACGCGAGCCAACACGAGTTCCTGACGCCGCCGACCGCCGTCGAGGACCTCCACAACAAGCGCTCCGCCCGGAACTTCTGGGTGTACGAACACGGCGCGGGGCCGTGGTCGGCCGCCGGCAACAGCGCCACACAGATTCCCGAAGAACGCCCCGGTGGCGCGGAGTCCGTCTCGATGGAGGGCGGCCTGCTGTATCACGAGATTACCCGCGAGAACGACGAACGCGGATTGCGCGCCGAGATCACTAACTTCGCGCCGGTCCGCGACGACATGGTCGAACTCATGCGCGTGGCCGTCACGAACACCGGCGATGACGCGAAGACGATCACGCCGACGGCTGCCGTCCCCATCTACGGTCGCTCTGCGGACAACATCCGGGACCACCGCCACGTCACGTCGCTGCTTCAGGAGACCTGGACCGAGGAGTACGGCGTCCTCGTGCGTCCGACCCTCTCCTTCGACGAGCGGGGCCACACGCGAAACGAGACGACCTACGGCGTCCTCGGCACGGAAGCCGACGGGACGGCCCCCGAGAGCTTCTACCCCGTCGTCGAGGACTTCATCGGCGAGGGTGGTAACCTCGAGTGGCCGGAAGCCGTCGTCGAGGACCTCGAGGGCGTCCCGGCCGGCACCGAGGTCGACGGCTACGAGAGTCTCGGCGGCCTCCGCTTCGAGACGACGGAACTCGAACCCGGTGAAACCGCCGAGTACGTCGTCATGCAGACTATCTGGGCGGACGACCCCGACCCTGCAACCCTGGTCGAGCGCTATGGCTCCAGCGAGGCCGTCGCCGCGGAACTCGCCGCCTGTCAGGATCACTGGCGCGAGAAATCCAGCGCCGTCGAGTTCGACACCGGCGACGACACCTTCGATCAGTGGATGCGGTGGGTCACGCTCCAGCCCGTCTTCCGTCGCCTCTTCGGCAACTCCTTCCTGCCGTATCACGACTACGGCCGCGGCGGCCGTGGCTGGCGTGACCTCTGGCAGGACATCCTCTCGCTGTTGCTGACTGAACCCGACAACGTCACCGACCTGCTGTACAGTAACTTCGCGGGCGTGCGCTTCGACGGGTCGAACGCGACCATCATCGGCGACGAACCGGGCGAGTTCACGGCCGACCGGAACAACATCCCCCGCGTCTGGATGGACCACGGTGCCTGGCCGTGGCTGACGACCCGCTTCTACCTGGATCTCAGCGGCGACCTACAGTTCCTGTTGCGCGATCAGCAATACTACAAGGACCTCCACGTCGATCGGGCCAGCGAGCAGGACGAGCAGTGGTCGCCCGAAGACGGAACGGAACTCTACACCGACGACGGCGATGTCTACGAGGGCACCGTTCTGGAGCACCTCCTCGTCCAGCACCTCACGCAGTTCTTCAACGTCGGCGAGCACAACGTGATGCGCCTAGAGGACGCCGACTGGAACGACGCCATGGACATGGCCCCCGAACGCGGCGAGAGCGTCGCGTTCACCGCGCTGTACGCCTGGAACCTGCGCGACATGAGCGACGTCCTCGAAACACTGGAGGCCGAACTCGGCGTCGAGGAGATCGAGATCGCCCGGGAGATGCAGACGCTGCTCGATACGCTCTCCGAGCCAGTCGATTACGACGACCCCGAGGCAAAGCAGGCGCGACTCGACGCGTACCTCGACACCTGGGAGCGGACGGTCTCCGGCGAGAAAACCACCGTCGCGATCGACGACCTGGCGGCCGACCTGGAAGACAAGGCCGAGTGGCTCTACGAGCAGCTGCGCGACCAGGAGTTCATCGCGAACGAAGACGGCTACCAGTGGTTCAACGGCTACTACGACGACAGCGGCCGGCGTGTCGAGGGCGATCACGACAACGGCGTCCGGATGACCCTGACCGGCCAGGTCTTCACCCTGATGGGCGGGGTTGCGACCGACGACCAGGCCGACGCCATCGTCGAGGCCGCCGACGAGTACCTCTACGAGCCGAAGATGCGGGGCTACCGGCTGAACACCGACTTCGACGAACTCAAGACCGACCTCGGGCGTGGCTTCGGCTTCGCGTTCGGGCACAAGGAGAACGGCGCGATGTTCAGCCACATGGCCGTCATGTACGCAAATGCCCTGTACCGCCGCGGGAAGGTCGAGGCCGGCCACAGGGTCCTCTCGGGCATCTACGAGCAGAGCACGGACTTCGAAGTCAGCCGGATCTACCCTGGCATCCCGGAGTACTTCAGCGAGCGCGGCCGCGGGATGTACACCTTCCTGACTGGCTCGGGGAGCTGGCTGCTGTTGACGACCGTCACCGAGGTCTTCGGCGTGAAGGGCCGACTCGGCGACCTGCGCCTCGAACCCAAACTCCTGGCCGAGCAGTTCGAGGACGGCGAGGCGACGGTGACCTGCCAGTTCGCTGACCGCCGACTCGACGTGACCTACCACAACCCTGACGCCGCCGACGTCGACGACTACGAGATCACCGAGGTCACGCTGAACGGGGATCGCGTCGAGTTCGAACGCACCGACGACGGCGTCGTGATCGACCGCGACGCCCTGACTGCCCTGGACAGCGAGGCCGTCCACGACGTCGACGTCACGCTCGAATAG
- a CDS encoding MFS transporter, which produces MTERTRLAVVVWAVLVSQVLLYPGLEEVVRALGGGSSILARTWFLVAEFGAFVSVAVVWGLASDAIGRRTPLVVAGAAGGAASYLAVAFAPDFGVAFGGVLALRVLGGAFTIGAFSLSITKLMDLTGGHGRNMGAAGAAIGSGAALGSTTGGLLSTVDPLAPLYAGAAVLGGAALLAATVPDRTPEGSIELAPLLDRLRGRPALFVPYAFGFIDRLTAGFFALTGVAYFTDAFDVGPAVAGVTLALFFLPFAALQYHMGQFSDRVGRFVPVVVGSLLYGVTIIAVGLAPVFVLAAALMVVVGVCGAAVAPATMALVTDLVPASERGAAMGGFNVFGSLGMLSGFLVGGVVTDRYGFLAAFLTAGGLEIAIALVAARSVYRMADGQPWAADA; this is translated from the coding sequence ATGACCGAGCGGACGCGTCTCGCGGTCGTCGTCTGGGCGGTACTGGTCTCGCAGGTGTTGCTCTATCCCGGCCTGGAGGAGGTCGTCCGCGCTTTAGGGGGTGGTAGCTCCATCCTGGCCCGGACGTGGTTTCTGGTCGCCGAGTTCGGCGCGTTCGTCAGCGTCGCGGTCGTGTGGGGCCTGGCGAGCGACGCCATCGGCCGACGGACGCCGCTGGTCGTCGCCGGCGCTGCGGGCGGCGCGGCCAGCTACCTCGCCGTGGCGTTCGCACCGGACTTCGGCGTGGCTTTCGGCGGTGTGCTGGCGCTACGGGTCCTCGGCGGTGCGTTCACCATCGGCGCATTCTCGCTGTCGATCACGAAGTTGATGGACCTCACAGGCGGCCACGGGCGGAACATGGGGGCTGCCGGTGCCGCGATCGGGTCCGGTGCGGCGCTGGGATCGACCACTGGCGGCTTGCTGTCCACGGTTGACCCGCTGGCCCCACTGTACGCCGGTGCGGCCGTCCTGGGCGGCGCAGCGCTGCTCGCGGCGACGGTCCCGGACCGGACGCCCGAGGGTAGCATCGAACTCGCACCGCTTCTCGATCGGCTACGCGGTCGGCCGGCGCTGTTCGTGCCCTACGCGTTCGGGTTCATCGATCGCCTGACGGCCGGCTTCTTCGCGCTCACTGGCGTCGCGTACTTCACCGATGCCTTCGACGTTGGGCCGGCAGTGGCAGGCGTGACGCTGGCGCTGTTCTTCTTGCCCTTCGCGGCCCTGCAGTACCACATGGGACAGTTCTCGGATCGAGTCGGTCGGTTTGTCCCGGTGGTCGTCGGGTCGCTTCTTTACGGCGTCACGATCATCGCCGTCGGCCTCGCGCCGGTGTTCGTCCTCGCGGCGGCGTTGATGGTCGTCGTCGGCGTCTGCGGGGCGGCGGTCGCGCCGGCGACGATGGCCCTGGTCACCGATCTGGTCCCGGCGAGCGAGCGCGGCGCGGCCATGGGCGGGTTCAACGTCTTCGGCAGCCTCGGCATGCTCTCGGGCTTTCTCGTCGGCGGCGTCGTCACCGATCGCTACGGCTTTCTCGCGGCGTTCCTGACCGCCGGCGGACTCGAGATCGCGATCGCGCTGGTGGCGGCGAGAAGCGTCTATCGGATGGCTGACGGACAGCCGTGGGCCGCGGACGCTTGA
- a CDS encoding DUF2795 domain-containing protein, producing MYLDVEQALEDVSYPAKCADVVEHCGDHVLALQTGKETVGEAIDRCEAGTLRSQREARQTVLSSVSEGAIGRKYYSDRDPPLPDAEWYEPVSL from the coding sequence ATGTACCTCGATGTCGAACAAGCCCTCGAAGACGTGTCATATCCGGCGAAGTGTGCGGACGTCGTCGAGCATTGCGGGGATCACGTACTGGCGTTGCAGACCGGCAAGGAGACGGTCGGCGAGGCCATCGATCGGTGTGAGGCCGGAACGCTCCGGAGCCAGCGGGAGGCACGCCAGACGGTGCTGTCGTCGGTCAGCGAGGGGGCGATCGGCCGGAAGTACTACAGCGATCGTGACCCACCGCTCCCGGACGCCGAGTGGTACGAGCCAGTGTCGCTGTAG
- a CDS encoding type IV pilin N-terminal domain-containing protein, whose amino-acid sequence MNLKDYLFDDDRGVSPVIGVILMVAITVILAAVIATFVMNMGPSESTPANANWDASFDIQTTGHDSFTLTHEGGGEAVPSEYVLSVSGVGNTTNSDVDLNFADDLGRSDDMGASDEVVMDENDFDPSGGSDWSAASPDTLDLSGATVELIWQDPEGDQSQVINTYEP is encoded by the coding sequence ATGAATCTGAAAGATTATCTCTTCGACGACGATCGTGGTGTCTCGCCGGTCATCGGCGTAATCCTGATGGTGGCGATTACTGTGATCCTGGCCGCAGTGATCGCGACCTTCGTGATGAACATGGGGCCAAGCGAGAGTACGCCCGCGAACGCGAACTGGGACGCGAGCTTTGATATTCAGACGACGGGACACGATAGCTTCACGTTGACGCATGAAGGCGGCGGAGAAGCCGTGCCTAGTGAATACGTGCTTTCCGTTAGTGGCGTCGGCAACACGACAAATTCGGATGTCGATCTCAATTTTGCTGACGACTTGGGTAGGTCCGACGACATGGGCGCTTCAGATGAGGTCGTTATGGACGAAAATGACTTTGACCCATCTGGGGGCAGCGACTGGAGTGCTGCCTCTCCGGACACGCTGGATCTCTCCGGTGCGACGGTCGAACTCATCTGGCAAGACCCAGAAGGCGACCAGAGCCAGGTCATCAACACCTACGAACCCTGA
- a CDS encoding type IV pilin N-terminal domain-containing protein, translating to MDLKSLLDDDTGVSPVIGVILMVAITVILAAVIATFVMNMGPSESTPANANWDWSEEKATSGGDVDIYSQLTHEGGGAAAVDEYKLKIDVAGSSETIQFTDVDGYSSGSEMSASDTVKVFNASGSTTIADADLPASYVHLDSGVVTDINEIQLIWEDPEGDQTQIIDTYEP from the coding sequence ATGGATTTGAAATCCCTACTCGACGACGACACAGGCGTATCGCCAGTAATTGGGGTCATCCTGATGGTGGCGATCACCGTGATCCTGGCCGCGGTGATCGCGACCTTCGTGATGAATATGGGGCCAAGCGAGAGTACGCCCGCGAACGCGAACTGGGACTGGAGTGAAGAAAAAGCCACGTCCGGGGGTGACGTGGATATCTACTCACAGTTGACGCATGAAGGTGGTGGTGCGGCTGCAGTAGATGAATATAAGCTAAAAATTGACGTGGCCGGATCATCCGAAACAATCCAATTTACAGACGTTGATGGCTACAGCTCAGGCTCCGAAATGTCCGCATCAGATACTGTGAAAGTCTTCAATGCGAGTGGCTCTACGACAATCGCTGATGCGGATCTCCCCGCTAGCTATGTTCACCTGGATAGTGGTGTAGTTACAGATATCAATGAGATTCAGCTGATCTGGGAAGACCCTGAGGGCGACCAGACTCAAATTATCGACACCTACGAGCCATAA
- a CDS encoding helix-turn-helix domain-containing protein: MDRRTIIAELDVTSPRVVLGPTLASDCDVTVYAERLPVSHEGTTWFHVTVLAADFDAFEEVLATDPTVANSEVFAAYGDRRTYRLTIAPEVPVLTEHVASFGDELLDLRSTADGWRVRIRTTDRGSIREFLAFCAEQDIDCRLARVFEASDPVGEMAVPVERDAFDLLATAFDAGYFEVPRETSLAELADRFDVSESTMSVRLRRALGHVVASLVAADASAETTDSE, encoded by the coding sequence ATGGATCGCCGGACCATCATCGCGGAACTCGACGTCACCTCCCCACGGGTTGTGCTCGGCCCGACGCTCGCGAGCGACTGCGACGTCACCGTCTATGCCGAACGGCTGCCCGTCTCCCACGAGGGGACGACCTGGTTTCACGTGACCGTCCTGGCTGCGGACTTCGACGCGTTCGAGGAGGTCCTCGCGACGGATCCGACTGTCGCCAACAGTGAGGTCTTCGCTGCCTACGGCGACCGGCGGACGTACCGGCTTACGATCGCGCCGGAGGTGCCGGTGCTGACCGAACACGTCGCCAGTTTCGGCGACGAACTGCTCGACCTCCGCTCGACGGCCGACGGCTGGCGCGTCCGCATTCGGACGACCGACCGCGGCTCGATTCGCGAATTTCTGGCGTTCTGTGCCGAGCAGGACATCGACTGCCGACTTGCTCGGGTCTTCGAAGCGAGCGATCCGGTCGGCGAGATGGCCGTGCCCGTCGAACGCGACGCCTTCGACCTTCTGGCGACCGCTTTCGACGCCGGCTACTTCGAGGTCCCACGCGAGACCTCACTTGCCGAACTCGCCGACCGCTTCGACGTCTCCGAGTCGACGATGTCCGTCCGACTCCGCCGGGCGCTGGGTCACGTCGTTGCAAGTCTCGTCGCCGCGGACGCATCTGCCGAGACGACTGACAGCGAGTAA
- a CDS encoding IMP cyclohydrolase, producing the protein MYVGRFVVVAPEVGAYRVSSRSFPNRKAVDRDGTITVAPTADAPETDNPYISYNAVRLTDRGAVIGNGSHVDPIAEKLALGTPARDALAEPLKALDFEKDDYDTPRIAGIVGVSEDDPTAGEAGAAIGIVRRDALVVEAVEEPTLVATYERDDPVPFELGASDAAGAARELYDHEFEHAVCAAGVSGSAGDYETAIVNE; encoded by the coding sequence ATGTACGTCGGACGATTCGTCGTCGTAGCCCCGGAGGTCGGCGCGTATCGCGTCTCCTCCCGCTCGTTTCCCAACCGCAAGGCCGTCGATCGCGACGGGACGATCACCGTCGCGCCGACGGCAGACGCCCCCGAGACGGACAACCCTTACATCTCCTACAACGCGGTCCGGCTGACCGACCGCGGCGCGGTGATCGGCAACGGCAGTCATGTCGATCCCATCGCCGAGAAACTCGCACTGGGGACGCCGGCCCGCGACGCCCTGGCCGAACCCCTCAAGGCGCTGGACTTCGAGAAGGACGACTACGACACGCCCCGGATCGCCGGCATCGTCGGCGTTAGCGAGGACGATCCCACTGCTGGCGAGGCCGGCGCAGCCATCGGGATCGTCCGTCGGGACGCGCTGGTGGTTGAGGCCGTCGAGGAGCCGACGCTCGTGGCGACCTACGAGCGTGACGACCCGGTCCCGTTCGAGCTCGGGGCGAGTGACGCCGCGGGCGCGGCGCGAGAACTCTACGACCACGAGTTCGAACACGCGGTCTGTGCGGCCGGTGTTTCCGGGTCGGCGGGCGACTACGAGACGGCGATCGTCAACGAGTGA